A segment of the Verrucomicrobiia bacterium genome:
TGGTTTGCATGGCTGCATCCGCTTTCCCAGTTGATCGTTTCCATCGATGAAGCGCTCGATCGCAAGGAGCCGCTCACGCCCGCGGAGGTCGATGCCGTGTTCACGCAGGTTCAACGGCTGCTCGTCGCATCAGAAATTGGCGAGGGATTTTCCCGTCATTATTTCGACGCGCTGCAGCGCGATCCCGGCGTGGTTCTCGCGCATGCGGCAGTCACACGGCAGTGGCGTCCCCGCACCTGATTCGACCCCTTGAAGCCGCTTTACAGAAAACCCTTGTAAATGTATAGACAAATGTGATTTGCTCGCGCCATGAAGTCCACGAGCATGGCGGCTGGCCAAGTTGAACCGGTTTCGTTCCTGCGCAGTCCGCTGCTCTTGATGGTAGCATTGGTCGCCGCAGTGGGAGGGTTCCTGTTCGGCTATGACACAGCCGTGGTGAACGGTGCGAACCAGTACATCAAACTGCATTTTGGGTTGAATCCGGCCCAGGAGGGTTTCGCGGCTGCCAGCGCAATCCTTGGATGCATTCCTGGGGCGATGTTCGCCGGTTACCTGAGCGATCGGTTTGGGCGCCGGAAGGTGCTGTTTCTCTGCGCCATTCTGTACGCGGCCTCAGGCCTTCTGTCAGCGCTTCCGCGAACCTTCACGGAATTTCTCGTCGCGAGATTTATCAGCGGACTGGGAATTGGGGCGTCGTCCATGATATGCCCGGTTTACATTGCGGAACTCGCTCCAGCAAAATGGCGCGGCCGCCTGGGTTCGCTGTTCCAGTTTGGAATCGTCAGCGGCATTTTCCTCACCCTTTTCATCAATGGGCGCATTCAGGGCGCCGGTGACGAAGCATGGAACACGCACACGGGGTGGCGGTGGATGCTTGGGGCGGAAGTTGCACCCGCGATCCTGTTGCTTGGACTGCTGGCGTTCGTCAAGGAAAGTCCCCGGTGGCTCGTGCAAATGGGACGCGAAAAGGAGGCGCGCGACATTCTGGAACCGATTCACGGTGGCGTAGAGGCCGATGCGGAAATCGCTGCAACCAAGGAGGTTTTGCGGCAAAACGAAGGCAACTTCATCGAACTGCTCGCGAATTCCAGGTTTCGTCGATTGCTGCTGATCGCTGTGCTTCTCATGGCGTTTTCACAGTTCAGCGGAATCAACGCCATCATGTATTACTCGACGAAGATCTTCACCACCGCCGGTGTGGGTGTGAAGGATTCGTTCACGGCATCGGCGGTCGTCGGTTTGGTCAATTTGCTGTTCACACTGATCGCGGTTGCGTTTGTGGACAAGGCCGGGCGCCGTGCGCTGCTCCTGATCGGGCTGACCGCCCAGGTCATCGCCCTCGCAGCAGTCGGCTGGATGTTCCATGCAAACGTGCAGGGAGTGGCGTTGTTGGTTCCGATCCTCGCGTTCATCGCGGCGTTTGCGATGGCGCTTGGCCCGATCCCGTGGATCCTTTGTTCGGAAATTTTCCCGGCCCGCGTGCGCGGTCGGGCGATGTCCGTTGCTACGTTCACGATCTGGACTTCGTGTTACATCGTTGCCCAGACCTTTCCCATGCTCAACGACAGCCCGGCTGTCGGCCCGGCGCGCACGTTCTGGATCTACGCAGCATTCAGCCTTGCAGCCCTCGTCTTCGTGTTCGGAATGGTTCCGGAAACCAAGGGCAAAAGCCTTGAAGAGATCGAGGCCCGTTTCGCTGAAAAATCCCAGCCGAAATGAATTCTGCAAGGGGGCTTCACCTTGACACTTCGTCTATTTGTTTATACAAATGTGGGACATGTTGAATCTTGATCATGGCAGCCCGGTTCCGCTCCGTGCGCAGGTGGAGAAGTTGCTGCGGGACCTCGCGTTGCAGCCCCAGTACCAGAAAGGGGGATTGCTTCCGGACGAAGTGGCGCTTGCCGCGCAGCTCGGCGTCAGCAGGGGAACCGTCCGCTCGGGGATCAGCAAGCTCGTGTTCGAAGGGGTCTTGGAACGGAAGGCAGGCGTCGGCACCCGCGTGTCAAACCGTCATCTGGAATCGGGAATTAGCGCGTGGCGCAGCTTCACGCGTGAGATGGCTTCCAAGGGTATTTCGGTGGAGAATTTTCGACTCGATTTCCGCCTCGTTAAGGCCGGAGTCGATGCCGTGCGCACATTGAACCTGGACGAAGGTGCATCGCTGTGGCGCCTGGATCGCGTTCGCGGATGGGACGGAAAACCCGTCTTGCACAGCACCTCATGGTTTCATCCGCGCATCGGGCTGAAGGGCAATGAAGACACCTCGAAGCCGGTTTACGAGATGATTGAGGGTGCCACTGGCGTTCGGCCGAGTTATGCGCGCGAGGAGTTTCTGGCTGTAGGCGCGGATTCCCGCCTGGCGCGCCTGCTGGACGTCAGGCGCGGCACCCCGCTCCTGCTGCGGCGTCACATCGTATTTGACCAGGGAAACCGGCCGTTCGAATACGCCGAGGTGCATTACGTGAGTTCCCGATTCACGCTCACGCTTGAGATGCGGCGGGGTGAAGCATGACCTGTCTCGCCGTTGATTTCGGAGGAACCAGAATTAAGCTCGGCATTGTGCGCGACGGATCCGTCCTGGCGCATCGGGTGATTGCGGCGCAATCCGATCAACCTCTCGCATCGCGGCTGGAAGCCGTGGCCGCGGCGCTTGAAGCTCTTTGTCAGGAACAGGGAATCGCGACCGGGACCTGCGATGGAATTGGTTTTTCATACCCAAGCATCATTGATCGCAGGAACGCGCGGATCCTGGATCACTTCGGAAAGTTCGGCGATGCCTCCACAATCGATCTGCGGGGCTGGTCGCGTGAACGCCTGCGTCTGCCGCTTGCGATAGACAACGATGCGCGAATGGCCCTGATTGGAGAATGGCGGCACGGCGCGGGCCGGGGCTGTGACAATTGCGTGATCGTGACCCTCGGCACAGGGATTGGGGTCTCAGCAGTCATCGAAAGTCACGTGCTTCGGGGAGTGCACGGACAGGCTGGAATCCTGGGCGGCCACATCACGCTTCAGCCCGCGGGTCCGCAGTGCGTTTGCGGCAACAAGGGTTGCGCCGAAGTCGCGGCTTCCACCTCTGTCATCGGGAAGCTTGCGCGCGAACATCCTGCGTTCGGGTCCAGCGCCCTGGCTCGGGAGGACGTGGTGGACTACGCGGCAATATTCCGGCTCGCAGCAAAGGGTGATGCCTGTTCCGTCGCGCTGCGTGAACAAAGTTTACAAGTCTGGTCAGCGCTCGTGGTAAATCTGATTCACGTGTTTGATCCAGAGCGCGTCATTCTCGGTGGCGGAATCATGGGCAGCGGTTCCGTGATTGTTCCTGCCATTCAGGCATACGTGGAGCGACACGCTCACACCCCGTGGGGAAAAGTCACGGTCGTGCAATCCAGCCTCGGCGACCACGCCGCGCTGGTTGCCTGTGAATGGCTCGTGCAGGAGGAAATGGAGAAGGTTCTGAAATGAAGCGAAGCAACTACGACAAGTTTCCCAAGATTAATGTTCCGAACGGTGCCGGCGCGTGCGTGGAGGGCTGGGGCCAGTGTGCCAGGCGTTTGCAGCAGGCCGTTGCGAAGCGGGACAGTTCGCGAACCGTCATCGTTGTCGAGTGCTACCCCGGGGTCAACGAATCGGAAATTCTTAATGAGCTCAAGCCGCACATGCCCCATGCCGCCTGGGTGCGCAGCTCCGAGGCCATGCTCGAACCCGACAGAATCGATGCACTGATCGCTCCCTTTCTCGGCGGCGATGATCCCGTGTTTGGTTTTCTTGGCGGCCTCACGCTGCCGCAGTTTTTCGAACCCGCGAAACTGGAGCACTTGAGGTCTCAGGTCGCGGCAGCCCGGCAAGGCGTCGTCGTGGTGCTCGGATGTGGTGCGGCGCTTGTAACGGCTGGAGATATCCTGGTATACGCGGATCTCCCCCGTTGGGAGGCACAGGCACGGTTTCGCCGCAACGAAGCCAGCAATCTGGGTGCAAGCAATCAGACGCTGCGGACCAGCCTGCAATACAAGCGCGCATTCTTTATCGACTGGCGCGTCGCGGACCGATGGAAGCGGCCGCTGATCCGAAGGTGGGATTTTCTGCTCGATACAACCATTGGCGGAAAGCCGAAGCTTGCTGACGGCGACGCTGTCCGCGCTGCACTGCGGCATGCGGTGGCGCGGCCGTTTCGCGTGGTCCCATTCTTCGACCCGGCGCCTTGGGGCGGGCAATGGATGCGCGAGGCGTGCGGCCTGGATGGCGACGCGCCCAACTACGGCTGGTGTTTTGACTGCGTGCCGGAAGAAAACAGTCTCCTGTTCGATTTCGACGGGGTGACACTGGAAATGCCTTCAATCAACCTGGTCTTTGATCAACCCCGCGCGTTGCTGGGCGAGGCGGTGCATGCCCGTTTCGGAGATGAGTTTCCCATTCGATTCGATTTTCTCGATACGATGGGCGGAGGCAACCTGTCATTCCAGGTGCATCCGCTGACGGAATACATCCAGCACCATTTCGGAATGCACTACACGCAGGACGAAAGCTATTACGTCCTCGATGCTGGGGAAAATGCGAACGTCTATCTTGGCTTGCGTGACAACGTGGATCGTGACGCGATGATCCGCGATCTTCGGGCAGCGCAGGCGGGTGAACTGCAGTTTCCTGCAGACAAGTATGTGAATGTTTTCCCGGCGAGGAAACATGACCATTTTCTCATTCCAGCCGGAACCGTTCATTGTTCAGGAGCGGAGTCCATGGTGCTGGAGATCAGTGCGACGCCGTTCATCTTCACATTCAAGATGTGGGATTGGGGACGGCTCGGCCTCGATGGCAGGCCGCGGCCGATTCATCTGGACCACGGCATCGCAAACATTCAGTGGGATCGAACCACGGCATGGGTGCGGGAGAACCTTGTAAACCGGATTGTGCCGCTGGCGGTGGGTAACGGCTGGCGCGAGGAGGTCACGGGATTGCACGAGCGCGAGTTCCTTGAGACGCGGCGTCATTGGTTTACGAAGCTTGTGCCGCACCATACCCGCGGAGGGGTGAACGTCTTGAATCTTGTCGAGGGCGAGGAGGTGGTGGTCGAATCACCCGAAGGCGCGTTTGAGCCGTTTGTTGTTCATTTCGCGGAAACGTTCATTGTCCCGGCAGCCGTTGGAGCCTACACGATTCGCCCGGCGAATACGGTTCAAGGCGGACGTTACGCAACGATGAAAGCATTTGTGCGCGAATCGATGGCGGCACCGGTTTCGAATGAAGATTCCGCATCGGAAAATGCGCGACTTAGTGCCGGCCAGAAGCTGCAGCCCGTAAGCTGACGATCAAGCTTCTCCGCGACGCATGTCCAGGGTGAGCGCAAAACGTGAACTGACGTAATGGACCTCGGCAAACTCAAACGGTCTGCTGCCCTGGTCAAACACGGTATGGCGTCGCAGCAACAGCGGCGTCCCTCGCGAAACATCGAGCACCCGTGCGAGCGCGGCATCCGCGCTCACCGCCAGGAACTCTTCGCGCGCATTCCGCGGCCGCACGCCCGTGGTCTTCTCGATCATTTCATACAGCGGCCGCGTGATGTCCTCAGTGCCCTTCAAACCAATGCGCGGATGAAACCACGAAGTGGTCTGCAGCACCGGTTTTCCGTCCCATCCGCGGACGCGATTGAGGCACCGAAGCAGGGTGTCCGGTTCGACGTGCAACGCGCGCGCGGCATCTGCAGAGGCTTTCGCGTGCCGATACTCAACGCGGAAATTCTCCACCTTGATGCCTTTGGACGCCATTTCACGCGTGAAGCTGCGCCAGGCGGTGATGCCGGATTCGAGGTTTCGTGTCGACACCCGCGTCCCGACGCCCGCCTTGCGCTCCAGCATCCCTTCAAAAACGAGCTTGCTGATGCCGGATCGGACAGTGCCGCGGCTGACGCCGAGCTGCGCCGCGAGCGCGACTTCGTCCGGGAGCAGGGCGCCCTTCTGGTATTCCGGCTGGACAATCAGGTCCCGCAGCAGTTGTTCCACTTGGGCACGCAACGGAATCGGACTCTTGTGATCAACACTCAGCATCGGGCCGCATCTATGCGCAGGCGCAATTCCCGGTGTCAAGTTTCGGAAAAAACCGTTGACTTCCCCGCTTTCGATTGTAATAAATGTATAGACAAAGTCGGACAGCAGCAAATCCACGCGATTAACGATCTGAGCGACAACCATCCCTCCAAGCAGGAAAACCAACTATGAAAACCCAACCCGTGGCGGCCCCCTGGCGTCGGCGATCCCTTGCCGGCATAGGCCTGGCCTGCCTTTTATTTGCCGGCTCAACGAAGGCCCTTGACGTCATCGATCCCACAGGCGCCATTTACACCAACGTCACGAACAGCAGCCAGTTTGCGGCTGCCTGGGGCGCGACGAATCTCTTCACCCATAACATGTCGGCCATCTCGGTTGGACAGAGTTTTGGCGGTCCGGAATGGGCGAAGTCTGGTTCAGGTTCAGCGTATGTGGCGTTTGAAGTGGATCAGGTTTACTCCGTCGGCTCCGTGTACTGGGCGCAGCGAAATGGCGCAAGCACGGGCGACAACATGCAACGCATGAGCATCTGGACCAGTGAAACCACTCCCTTCACGGCTGCAAATCCCGGAACTCCGCCCGACAACGTGATCAACCTGCAGCCCAACGTGGGTGCCTCTGTCTGGCGGGAATACATCCTGACGAACATCGTGGACGGCCGCTATTTTCTCCTGTTCCTGGAACAAACCGCGGGGAACATCACTGGAAACCCGGGTGGAAATGAAATGCGGCTCGGATTGAATCCGCCGCCGACCCCGCCAAGCATCGTGCAGGCGCCCGAGGCAAAGACCATTTACACCGGCGGCTCCGTGTTCTTCGAGGTTGCAACTGCCGGCTCGGTGCCCATGACCTTCCAATGGCACAAGGACGGCGTAGCGCTTCAAAACAACTCGCGGATTTCGGGCGCCACTTCCAGCAAGCTTGTGGTTTCGGATCTCTCTGCAGCCGACCTCGGCAATTACACTGTCGGCGTGACCAACGCGTTTGGCGGGACGGTGAGCGCCGCGGCGGCCCTCTCATTGATCCCCGCTCCCACTGCGGATTATCCCGCCGCCGTCATGGCAAATCCGCCTGTTGCTTATTGGCGTTTCGACGAAGCGGCCGGCCCGTCCGCGTTCGATTATGCAGGTGGATACAATGGCTTGTATGGTCCGGCCTCCGCCCTGAGCGCAGTTGGTCCTCGCCCCCCGCAACAGCCTGGTTTCGAAAATCAAAACGCCGCGGTGCAAACCACGAGCTTCCTTATCGATTCAGCTGTCACCCTGCCTCCGTTGAACCTTTCAACAAATAACCGCGTGACCATCACAGCCTGGGTCCGGCCGGATGGCGAGCAGCAGCCTTTCGCAGGCATCGTGTTCAGCCGCGCGGCTGGCACCATTGCCGGACTGAGCTACAACTCAAATGCTACCCGCCTCGCTTATCAATGGGCAGGCAACCGCGTGAACTTCGATTCGGGCATCAGTCTTCCCGTGGGTGAGTGGAGCATGGTGGCGCTGGTCGTGACTCCGACGAATGCAACGCTGTATGCAGGCACGAATCAATCGGTCCGGATGGCCGTCGATACCTTCAATCAACCGGTTCAAACGTTTGGCGGAAGCACGATGATCGGCCTTGACGTGAGCGGCGGGGAATCTGCCCGCACCTTCAACGGCGCGATTGATGAGGTCGCCATCTATGAACGCGCCTTGTCTGAAGCGGAGATCATGAACCTCTTCGCCGCCGGTGTGGGTTCCATCGTGCCGCTGCCCGTTGAAATTACCGGCATCACAACCAATCAGAACCTGTTCACAGGCGAACGACTGAACCTTGCCGCCACCGTGACTGGCACGTCTCCCATTTCGTATCAATGGTATCGGGATGAATCTCCCATCGCAGGCGCAACCAACGCGACGTATGTGTTG
Coding sequences within it:
- a CDS encoding sugar porter family MFS transporter, producing the protein MKSTSMAAGQVEPVSFLRSPLLLMVALVAAVGGFLFGYDTAVVNGANQYIKLHFGLNPAQEGFAAASAILGCIPGAMFAGYLSDRFGRRKVLFLCAILYAASGLLSALPRTFTEFLVARFISGLGIGASSMICPVYIAELAPAKWRGRLGSLFQFGIVSGIFLTLFINGRIQGAGDEAWNTHTGWRWMLGAEVAPAILLLGLLAFVKESPRWLVQMGREKEARDILEPIHGGVEADAEIAATKEVLRQNEGNFIELLANSRFRRLLLIAVLLMAFSQFSGINAIMYYSTKIFTTAGVGVKDSFTASAVVGLVNLLFTLIAVAFVDKAGRRALLLIGLTAQVIALAAVGWMFHANVQGVALLVPILAFIAAFAMALGPIPWILCSEIFPARVRGRAMSVATFTIWTSCYIVAQTFPMLNDSPAVGPARTFWIYAAFSLAALVFVFGMVPETKGKSLEEIEARFAEKSQPK
- a CDS encoding GntR family transcriptional regulator, coding for MVVAQIVNRVDLLLSDFVYTFITIESGEVNGFFRNLTPGIAPAHRCGPMLSVDHKSPIPLRAQVEQLLRDLIVQPEYQKGALLPDEVALAAQLGVSRGTVRSGISKLVFEGMLERKAGVGTRVSTRNLESGITAWRSFTREMASKGIKVENFRVEYRHAKASADAARALHVEPDTLLRCLNRVRGWDGKPVLQTTSWFHPRIGLKGTEDITRPLYEMIEKTTGVRPRNAREEFLAVSADAALARVLDVSRGTPLLLRRHTVFDQGSRPFEFAEVHYVSSRFALTLDMRRGEA
- a CDS encoding ROK family protein; protein product: MTCLAVDFGGTRIKLGIVRDGSVLAHRVIAAQSDQPLASRLEAVAAALEALCQEQGIATGTCDGIGFSYPSIIDRRNARILDHFGKFGDASTIDLRGWSRERLRLPLAIDNDARMALIGEWRHGAGRGCDNCVIVTLGTGIGVSAVIESHVLRGVHGQAGILGGHITLQPAGPQCVCGNKGCAEVAASTSVIGKLAREHPAFGSSALAREDVVDYAAIFRLAAKGDACSVALREQSLQVWSALVVNLIHVFDPERVILGGGIMGSGSVIVPAIQAYVERHAHTPWGKVTVVQSSLGDHAALVACEWLVQEEMEKVLK
- a CDS encoding GntR family transcriptional regulator, with protein sequence MLNLDHGSPVPLRAQVEKLLRDLALQPQYQKGGLLPDEVALAAQLGVSRGTVRSGISKLVFEGVLERKAGVGTRVSNRHLESGISAWRSFTREMASKGISVENFRLDFRLVKAGVDAVRTLNLDEGASLWRLDRVRGWDGKPVLHSTSWFHPRIGLKGNEDTSKPVYEMIEGATGVRPSYAREEFLAVGADSRLARLLDVRRGTPLLLRRHIVFDQGNRPFEYAEVHYVSSRFTLTLEMRRGEA
- a CDS encoding class I mannose-6-phosphate isomerase, whose amino-acid sequence is MKRSNYDKFPKINVPNGAGACVEGWGQCARRLQQAVAKRDSSRTVIVVECYPGVNESEILNELKPHMPHAAWVRSSEAMLEPDRIDALIAPFLGGDDPVFGFLGGLTLPQFFEPAKLEHLRSQVAAARQGVVVVLGCGAALVTAGDILVYADLPRWEAQARFRRNEASNLGASNQTLRTSLQYKRAFFIDWRVADRWKRPLIRRWDFLLDTTIGGKPKLADGDAVRAALRHAVARPFRVVPFFDPAPWGGQWMREACGLDGDAPNYGWCFDCVPEENSLLFDFDGVTLEMPSINLVFDQPRALLGEAVHARFGDEFPIRFDFLDTMGGGNLSFQVHPLTEYIQHHFGMHYTQDESYYVLDAGENANVYLGLRDNVDRDAMIRDLRAAQAGELQFPADKYVNVFPARKHDHFLIPAGTVHCSGAESMVLEISATPFIFTFKMWDWGRLGLDGRPRPIHLDHGIANIQWDRTTAWVRENLVNRIVPLAVGNGWREEVTGLHEREFLETRRHWFTKLVPHHTRGGVNVLNLVEGEEVVVESPEGAFEPFVVHFAETFIVPAAVGAYTIRPANTVQGGRYATMKAFVRESMAAPVSNEDSASENARLSAGQKLQPVS
- a CDS encoding LamG-like jellyroll fold domain-containing protein, with the translated sequence MKTQPVAAPWRRRSLAGIGLACLLFAGSTKALDVIDPTGAIYTNVTNSSQFAAAWGATNLFTHNMSAISVGQSFGGPEWAKSGSGSAYVAFEVDQVYSVGSVYWAQRNGASTGDNMQRMSIWTSETTPFTAANPGTPPDNVINLQPNVGASVWREYILTNIVDGRYFLLFLEQTAGNITGNPGGNEMRLGLNPPPTPPSIVQAPEAKTIYTGGSVFFEVATAGSVPMTFQWHKDGVALQNNSRISGATSSKLVVSDLSAADLGNYTVGVTNAFGGTVSAAAALSLIPAPTADYPAAVMANPPVAYWRFDEAAGPSAFDYAGGYNGLYGPASALSAVGPRPPQQPGFENQNAAVQTTSFLIDSAVTLPPLNLSTNNRVTITAWVRPDGEQQPFAGIVFSRAAGTIAGLSYNSNATRLAYQWAGNRVNFDSGISLPVGEWSMVALVVTPTNATLYAGTNQSVRMAVDTFNQPVQTFGGSTMIGLDVSGGESARTFNGAIDEVAIYERALSEAEIMNLFAAGVGSIVPLPVEITGITTNQNLFTGERLNLAATVTGTSPISYQWYRDESPIAGATNATYVLPGVRTADAADYYLIAQNQANSATSSVVTVNVSSSIVRVLDPTGAIYTNALADRTFANNWGATNLFKTDVSNIPLGASIGSQAEYARSGGGDAWVRFEVDQVYTIGALYWAHRAGSGTGDNMQQVSLWASETTAFSTNDPGTPPAVTIPLELGNLIWNRHLLPEPITGRYFLMHMEQTTITGNPGAAEVRLGVIGLPAPLEISVVNGSPVLEWPSHGVLQHADALTGPWVNATGITSGSPVPATAEQKFFRVLYY